The genomic DNA tttttagttttgaataatattcaCTGAATTTATCTGCATCCCTTGCAGACACACTGGCCAGTCGGGATTGGATTTTCTGACAAAGCAGTCTCTCATCTTGAACAGTACGAGTTTTCTCTCCAGTTGATGATAGATATGAAACTGCAAGCTCATATGCACCATCTGCAGAAACATGACATAAGTAAGACAAAGCTACATTAGGAAcctaaacattattaatttgtcAAGTACCTGGTTTTGCATTTTGTACcatatatttaatgtaatcaTGTATGTTATTCATAAAGGAATATCTAAAAGTACtcttaaaacatcaaaaaagcACAAACCGTCGCTAAATGGCCTTTAATTTGACATTAACATGcttatcaaaaacaatttgttatggttttgaaaatagaatttacCTGGATCTAGTGACAATCCTGCACACAATTTTTGAAGTAGTCCAGAGAGATTACTTGACGTCAGGtccattttactttaatattgcCTCATCTAAGTACAATATTATCtgttttaattctatttgtaGATGGCAAAACACTGTAAGCATCACactatttacaaattttcataataatgttaGGATTCCACTAAGTATTTTCACGAAATTCTTAAACAGCAAAATTCTTGTCTGATATCTCAAGGAATCCAACTCATGTTTGATTGTAGATACATAACAAGAAGAAGAATAATTTACTTGTGGgaatacgaaataaaataaacgaccaagaacaaaaattgaGCTTGTCAATTTAATTTGGCAGTTATTTTTAGTGTTACTATTACCAAggcaaaattattaatataaccaAATCCAAATTGTTTTATAGCCTATGTTTATAGCACATTGTGTTCCAGATAATCTACATTTCACAGTATCTTTTTTCACAACTTTTCCATGATATGTAGCTTGTATTtggtacaaaataatttaaactatatcatattttaagaattttgtttaaatatttgtttgtctgttGAAATAAACAATGTCAATAATAATCCGTACCTTGGCATAGTCTGTGCTTCTCTCACCTATTGATTTTgacatcaatttgtttttatcatcCGAATAGGTTAAGAAAACGAAAtgcatttgttgttatatttcgatttataaatgaatataataacaCTGTCAATGTTTTTACACTAAAACTAGTTTTCCTGTTATTTCTTGACAATCGCCATTTACAATTAAAGTTCATTAATATGAATCCTAAGAGCCCAGAAGCGAGAATTCGCGATGATAACCCGTTTGAAGGAATGTATATTTCAGGTTCTGAATCCTTAGACAACCTAAACAGTCGAAGTGCATGCCCACGATGCGGCAAATCAcgaatgtatttctgttacacTTGTTTTGTCCCCGTCACGTTACTCGAGTCCAAAATTCCTCACTGCAGGGTAAGAGTACAACTGATACTtcaattatgttattacacTGTATCTTGTTACGTCTaaagtttcaattgtttttagctGCCAATTAAAGTTGACATCATTAAACATCGGCGGGAAATTGATGGGAAAAGTACATCGGCACATGCAGCTGTTCTAGCACCAGATGATGTCAATGTTTATACATATCCAGACGTCCCTGAATACCCGCAAGGCGGCAGAACTGTTTTGCTGTTTCCAGGAGCTGAGGCGAAAACTGTACAAGAATTGTACTCTGGGCAATTAGATGCTCCCAGTTACTCTGAACTATTACTAGCAGAGCTACCTTCTGGGTACTGTGTAGGGACATTAATGAAAAAGGTTCTAAAAGACcaagaaatttttaaaatttatcacTCTCAAGAACTTCCAATAGATAGAGTGGTACTTATAGACAGCACTTGGAATCAGAGTCGAGGAATTTATGCTGATGAAAGGCTACAAAAGATACCTACAATAGTTCTTCAAAAGAGAGCCTCACAATTCTGGCGGCACCAGCGAGGCAGTCCTCGATGGTATTTGTCAACAATAGAAGCACTACATCAAGTTCTATTGGAGTTACACATATGTGCATGGGGCCGGAGTGAAAATTATGACTCATACCTCACTTGTCATTATCCAGTACATAGTAAAGAAGAGAATCACCCTCAATGTCGCCCTTACAATGGACAGTATGATAACTTgttgtatttctttaaattcatGTATGAGAAACTGCATAAACTTTATAAGCATGATAATTTATTAGCATATAAAAGGCCTATGTCATAACTATCTATATTATGGTAATTTGGGTGACTGGTATTCAATAACAGTCCATATATAACTGgtctattttactttaatattataagtttacaCCTTTAAGGAATACAtgacctaaaattaaaaaataaacttaatttactatttatagttttatttcttacaatagttatacctattattacacaagtaacaaaaaattaagtatagtTTCAAAGAATTTTCATTCTATCAACTTGAAACATTCAGACAGAGGTGTTGTTGTAATTTGACATGACTGGTTTTTTCACTAATGTCACAAATATCTTACATGCGCAGAcggtaatttaaaaagttactttATTAGTTATCTCTAGAGTTATTGAGTATACTTTTGAATAAACAGCCACTAGGTAATTTGTAATGAATTTCAGTATTAATCCCTAAAAATAATGTGATtacatatttatctataatatttgcTATTTTAGCTTTGAATCTGCTGACACTACCAACATTAgataatttatgataatatgcatgaattttaatatattctttttattactttatttactgatgagataaaccaactaataataatataccctCTACAGAATGTTCAAGTCATCGcctgatttttttatgattaaacaCACATACAGTGTTTCTAACAGCCGGTTGTTATAGTTTACGTAAATCTAAAACAAAGACACTACCGTCACTAGCGCTTGCGCCGACTTTGGTGCCTCGTGAATTCCAGCACACTTCGAAAATACCTCCTGTGCCCTTGTACGAGTGGACAAGGCTTCCAGTCTGTGTTGACCATATGTGGACACACTTGTCAAAAGATCCACTGGCAAGGAATTTGCCATCTGGAGAAAATGCCACACTATATACTGGCTCAGTGTGCTTTGTGAGGGTGTGTATGCAGACACCTCGCTCTACATCCCACAAGCGTACAGTGCTATCAAAGGAAGCACTGGCTAAAATCAAGTTCATGTTTGGGTTTTGAGTTCCAGGCCCTGTTGGTGACCATTTGATGGTATAGATTTCTTTTGAATGAGCTTGCAAATCATGAACGCAAGTGTCTTGCTTCATGGACCAAATCTTTAATGTCATGTCATCTGAACATGATGCTAGCAACTGACCCTGGGGATCCCATTTTATGGCATTAACTTCATTCTGTAACATAACCATTAATGATTAGGAATGCAATAATTTTGAATACTCTTAAAGTCAAGCATAGTCTTACTTACAGTATGCCCTTGGAAACTTTTGATTGGTTTGTCAGCATTCAGTTTACAAACATGAATACACTGATCAGTTGAGCAAGATGCAAATGAAGTGTTTGTTTGCCAATCAACATCAAGAGCTGGTGCCAAATGGAAAGAAAATTGTTGTGTACATTGGCCTGTGGATGCATCCCATATAATTGTAGTTTTGTCAACCTATAAAGAAATAGTGTTgtaagattaatattataaaaaaaaaataactcccggagtaaggaatttaatccttgtgttgcgggagtatgacaaacattcaagtcacatgcaccaaatacaggacaagcatttcttgGATCAAATGTATAAATGCGTGTCCTATGTGGTTATAGAAAGCGCGTCACTGTCGAATTGAATTCTGTTACTACTTACTCCAGCACTCAAAATATAATTGCCCCTTTTGTTCCACTTCAGGGCAAATATCGGGCCCTTATGTTGACCTAGTGTTGATGCTAGTGTACCATCTGTGGTCCAAATACGAGCATAGCCATCATAAGATCCAGTGGCCAACAGGTTTCCATCacactgaaaaaatatatatatataatacaagATTATTTGCTGATTAACAACTAAAATAGAAGGAAGGCAACCATTAAAAAAGGCAGGCTTCTGATCCCAAAGCCGTCTATAACAATTTACCTACATAATCACGTATTTCCTTACTCTAGCCTTTGTACGTGGGGCGTACAAACATAAcagtcttttaaaataatggcTGGTGGTTGgaaaataatctaatatataggcaatagaacatttatcaaaaaacCAGTAGTGCTTTCCAAATGGAGCTGTCTTAACTATGTAGTAATCTTTACGGTAGTCAATAAAGCTAATCCAAAATGCTGGGTccaattcttatttttttttcagatcatTCTGAATCGATAATAAGTTCGAtctttgagaaaaaaaaaaagtatttttatggcaaataatttattttctatttatcctGAGTTAAAACAGCGAACGCATGGACAGTCAAAACTGCCCTAGTCAGCTTAATCACTTTGCGGCGAGCGAATACTAGATACTCTGTTAggtattcattaataatatgataacTTACTTGCCACttgtaaattttcttatttatagatTAATACTGTTAAAAGAGTGTTGGTAGAGCTCTCGTACAAAGTACAACTTGTTATAGGCGGCTCAAAATCGTTGGTAGTATTTGGGACACTTTGAAATGCgtttttttatactatgtagtatAAAATTCAAACTTAAGCATTATGTTTCTTATTCGCTTTTCTAAGGTCATATTGTTAAATTTTGGCTGGTTGTTCAAAAATTACCCTGTATATGGCAATGATATAATAGAGGGCCATATAGAGACTAAAAGAAACAGATGAAGGCCAAAAAGGAAGCACAAACACCAACTAAAGGTAAAGGCAGAAGTCTCAACATAGGGATAGAGAATTATAGAAATTGCTACACAGACAAGTGCCCAGCACTTACATGAAGTTGAATggtgataattatttaacagaatTAGAAAGAACCATGTTTGTATGTAGTACAGATTGCTTAAGGTTGCTTTTGGTTATTTCactcataaaataatgttgcttATCCTTTATTTAGAGAATAACACAAGAAGGAAAAGAAATTGCATTCGCAAACAGAACAATGtacataatatgttaatatgaatatatttacattCCAATCCAAAGAGGTAACATCTTTGTTGCTGGGTACTTCAGCTCCACCCTTTTGAATGCAATGTCGCAGCACCAACTGATTGGGGGTTGTAGCTGGATTGTCTGACATGTCCCATATTCTGAAATTAAGAGATTTCAAAACCACATATCAAGACTATGACTTTTAAATAGAAACAAGACTGTTGTGCATGGAGAAAACATAGTAAAGTTGTACCTGGCTGTACTGTCACCAGATCCACTTGCCAAGAGGTCTGTGCTGGGATTCCAAGCACATATGAATACTTCAGATTCATGTCCTCTAAGTACTGTGGCTTTGCTAGCCGGGATCTCTATAGATTGATCCATGTCCATTGTTTCTGGGGCACTGGGTGTGGCTGCTCCCCCTGGAGCTGCAGTTGCAGCACATGTAGTACCCTGAAATAAATGCTGTTGTTCTTAAACATGAATTTTACTAACATAAGATATTTCAAGTTCAgacaaactttttatatttatgtgttgcAATCAGTTATGAGTAAGTACGTACATCAACACCATTCTGTTCTCCACCAGAGCCAGGTTCGGCCTTGATGGCTTGCTTCTGAGCATTGTGAGCATTTTGTCTAGCAGCTACAATATCAGGTGTAACTGCATCAATTAAACTTAAACTTTCTGTAAGACGAGTTTCTGTGCCTAAAACAAGAATGATACAATTGAATACCTAggcaaaacaaatattcaacaaGAAAGTTTCGCATCtgattcgcattttttttttaagtacatataTATTACAGTAGCAgcaaatatgatttttaataaaattgacgaGTAGTGGCTACAAATTTATTACCATCTTCTCCTATAGTGATTTCTGCTTCTGTGTACTGTAATCCTTTCTGTAATATGTTGAGCAATGCAGCAGGTGGCACTAATGCACCATTGATATTACTTTGGGATATATGTGACTCAATACCAAATGTATATGCAGAATGATGAaaacctgaaaaagaaaatgacacTTATTCTGTATTCTCTAGCAAGTTTACACCATTTCTCATTGCTGAGATGTgtatcaataatattatcacagtagatataaaaaaatttaaGACATTGGTCtctaataaacacatttaaaatgttatattattaattttgtttttttttttagtgtcacATAGCTAcaggaaaataaatagtaaagagcagtttataaaacatttgtcaCGTAAAACAGAGTGTTAGCGTCTGAGAGTTCAATGAACCATACCTGATTCCTGTAAATAGCGGTACACTAGAAAATTTACTTCATCACTAGAAAAACTCATCTTGCTTTAACaagaatattgaaaacatgaaaaataactaTGTGAGCCTACTTTAGAAACCCAGAAAAAACATCTAACCCTCTATATTTACTTCACACCGATCATTGATTGTAATAGAGTAATAGATTGTAATATTTCTTTCTATAGTCTATGGCCTCCAAAGTTTTCTTAGACTGTCTGACATTCTCGTCTAAAGTTAAATCAAGAAAAATGCAAAATCGTCGCAATGTGATAAACTCGGCCGATCTTTTGACCACTCGCACGAATAAGATTAAGGGTCAAATATCACTTCATAAGCAAAATTAGagttttacaatttaaacatagtttttttttcgtacaaGAAAAGCATGTACTTACGTTAAAATAGCAAAAAGGATTTGatctttttaaagttaaagtGAAAGTcgtaatcataaaaataagctGAAAAAAAGAGAGTCAACCTTCCAATACcgtaatttatcaaaataaaagattaaggTACGCGTCGTTGAAAacttttgtacaaaatatttttgacaaccAAGAGCTATATTTATCGTTAGTctatattgaaaaatgttttatgtaattaacataaaaatacctAACATTGGcgttaaataatgtattaatataaaatcaaaattacgtGCTACTTACTTTACGAAAACTTAATGTTaattcgaaaatattatttgttatagttCGTACTGTGGCCACCAGGAGGAGCTTTATTACTATTCGAAAAATATTCCGCAGTctatactttaaaaaatcaagAAGGCTGTATCGTAGTACCTTTGCCTAGTACAATTGATAGGagctgaaataaataaaaaactattttcgttCTTACTTACCTTACGTCAAAAAAGTGTTAGTGAACTAAATTTGGTGgtttatttcaagattttttcaGTAAATTGAGTATATGGTAGAAGAAAAGGTAGAACAATTGGGTAATTGCAATTTTATGTTGTGTCTTTAGTTTCTAAATCGcaacttttatatattttttgctttgtcTTGTTTGGGATAATGACGCCATTTTGTCGCGCCGGCTGAtcttatgaattattattttgtggatCTTCTTCTGTGGGTAGGGCAactgttgtaattatttattattggtatACTTGCTTAGATTCAGAATTATATTTATCAGGTGTCATTGGAAGGAACTTAATTACATAAGctctaaaaatttaaaaggaaaattgattgatttatgtATCGTATTAATATTGCGATAAAGAGGTATTATTTCTTactttgtaagtatttatttcgtTCTCTATTTAAAGTTTCTATTCACACTTGCCCTATAATAACATCTTGCTTAGATTGGTCTTGGAATAAATCCCATAAACTAAAGTTTACTCCACATGAGTGTGGGTTTTCGTGACTCAAATTCATCTATGCTTATGattaaaattagattatatTGATCATACTTTGTCTTCCACTGTATATAGAAATGCCCCTAAAATCTACAGTCCATGACATACCAATGACAGTGCAGTAATGGTGTTGATTTCCTTCAGTTTGATATTAGGTACCATCAAGGATCTATTACatgttattgtataataatcAATGTTATTTGGAGTGCATCTTATAAGTGGTAGTTATTCACTTTAAAATTTCGTTGTCTCATTCTATGAAACATAATGCAAGAttggatttttattatcttggaatccacaattttattattaggctaataattacagtacaataatattttccaGAGGGTGCAATGACTAAACATATGTTGAAATAATGACTATATCAATGAAAGAACAAGATCAAATGCCAGGGGAGGTAAGctacatcttctttatatcttTATGATATTACAAACTGCCTTTGCATATTTAATGTTTAGGGTCCAAATACTGCTTATTTActaattgatatttttctgCAAATGCAATGTGCAATTTGCATTCTGTCTATCCGATAAAATCTAGCCTTAAAAGATAAGTTATTGCGTGCACTTTGCTGCACTCTAACTAGTGAATTAAACACTACCCAacatgttataatttattttttcaaggtaTAATTGAATACTGACACTTCTACTCTATTTATTTAGCTACTTAAAAGAGATCAATAATCACAGTGTCTTTTTGTATTGAGTACCCAGTTTTCAGCATAAAAATATGTGGCTAATAACAAATttgaaacaacaaataaagacaattaaattaaataaagcagttgtaaataaattgtatgtgtttgtaaaaaaaagggttttccattattttgtttataatttttttaaatacagtatAGATTGGTAATCTCTGTGGCATAGATTAAGTtcattaacaaaatttaaacctaaaattattaacttaattgTGTATTGTTTAAGTTTACATTTCTGCTAGTACACACTTCATATGATATTACATTCTTCCATCAAACAGAATGTGTTGTATTTAGTGGCAGCAAATAaccaatttaaatatcattagaGATATTCACATTTGTAGTTAAACTCCAATATGCAATATGTTCAAACTTAATTTATCAGTGTCATAATACAGACACTGTATTATTATTCTGATGAACCtcaataatatgtttgtatttatgtttacaataaacTATGATTTGAGACACGTGGATTAGTGTCCTAGTAATTATATGTGTTTTTAGATGGCATTCCCCGAGGCCAAGTTAAAGGCACTGGAGGAGAAAATTTCACATCCTCGCTGGGTTGTGCCTGTGCTACCTGAACAGGAGCTAGAAGCACTTCTTGTTGCTGCTACTGAGCTAGCAGCAAAAGGTCAAGTACACAAATTCACATAATTATAGTAATCAATACCTTTTTTCAGTCTTAGAAGGATTCTCTATAATTAAGTCTGTGGGTAAAGTCTAAGTACATAACAGTTTTGGGGAATCCCCACAAGTTGTGATGTTTCTTTAGTAACATGTTTgataaatttaagttaaaataaacttcaaactaGAGTCAACACTCTTgttgataatgtaattttattaagttataagTAACTGGACTTATCTTGCTATCTTAATATGTTctgtttgtatgtatgattttttgtaacagctgtttatttatttacaaatcttaATGCAGGTGAAGACGCAACCCACCCAGCTTGTCAGAGATTTTACAATGATGCTCTTACAGTGTCTTTTACAAAGATACTAACAGATGATGCAGTCTCTTCATGGAAAAACAATATACAGCAATGTGTACGATCAAATTGTGAAAAGCTTGTCAAACTATGTGCAATGAAACTTGATGACCCAAGATTTTTGCACTTATTATCTATGACATTCAATCCAAATAACAAGTAAGACTATAgaattattgtatattttattggatTAGAGTACTTTCCTATTTGCTTCTTGATTGTATTGCTAGTAGATTAATGTATCAATTACGTGAATAACTTAGGAAGATGAATATGATTAATGatgtaattagtaaataaatagtgttgAATCATAATACAGTGTCAACTGTCTGTCATTGAGATGCATGTATTTGATGTTTTCAGATTTCACACATTCAATGCATCTAGAACTTGTGAAGGTCTATCAATTACATCTCCTGGTCAGGGCACCACTCAAGAGGCTGAAGTGTTTGCGAGGTCACAGGACCACCGTACGCCGAGAGGATGGCTGGTCCATCTTGTTAATGTGTATGTTCAGAACTTTTACAACATTATCAAAACTTAGcacaatatcatttttataattaattcatttttgtacAGATTCGGTCAAGCAGGGGGTTTTGTCAAGATTCGCGAAAGATTTGAAACAATAATGGGGTTTCTGAAGACAGACTTAACAACCTCCATCAATTCAGAAGAAAAAGTATCCACTGAAATAATTGAGAAAGAAAGTGAAGACAGCAAATGTGATAAAGTCGACAGTccagaaataaatgttatttctgAGAGTGGCGAAGTAGGTATTATTAGTTAATTTAGGTTTGGAACAGTAGACGAACAATCATTGTCTCTTTCTACGTAATctcattaattttgttgttttgtattgtttccAGTATTCGAACCCGACGCGCAGTGAGCAACCATCCTCCTTGGAACAGTCTATGACTGGAGAAACTCGGGTAACAGCAGTTTGGCAGCTGCTGCGCCCCTTAGGACTGTGCCACGATCTCCTCACATCACACACTGTTACCACGTACCTGTTACCTGTTCTTGTGAGTATATACAATTCCTTCAAGCTATGATTTGGATCACACGTCAATTTTGAgaattttgttgcttttaataTCACAGCAATATCTAAGAATCAGCAGCAAATACTTTAAACAATAGTCGTTCTCATAATACAATTTTCAGCCAAAAGAAGCGTCTATTCtctaaatatgtatatgattAATTCTTCGGCGCTATGTTCGctcttaagtttttatttaaattctacataaaacaattttgtttacagGAATGTATCCCAACACTACTGGAAAGTTTAACTGATGAGGAACTGAAGAGAGAAGCACGCGGTAGTGAAAATAAGACTGACCCTGTATCTTGTTTAATTCGCGCGTGTAAATACGTCTCAGTGAAAACACCTCAACACCACAGTTTACTAAAATGTGAGtacaaaagtattattaactttgtttttaactaATTGTAGTTTTCCTTATGCGGGTACAATTTTAGTTATGAATTGTTGATAATCAAAATAGttcataaagtaattttaagtttagCATGAATGCATTATGTCTCCATTATGGAAGTCCTTCAAGCTGTGGTGTCGTCATGAAGATGTTAGTAGTTAGGGTCGGTAGCGTACCCTGTAGCTGCTAAGGGGCGTAGTCCTTGTAACCGCCCCTGTGCTGCTACATTGTACTTTACTGGTTCCCACATGTCTTCACTGAACATTCCTCGTGTAAGAAGATAAGAAGAAACAGTTTCTTAATGATCAAATTTTGGAAACACTAACTAACCAACAATTTCTTCATAAAAGTTCAAAATCACATGCAAACCTAGTTTAATCTAAACGGCGCTGTTGCTATGACATAAAGCTAtgcgtttttatttgtaaagttgattGTGTATTTTTCAGCTCTTGAAATGTTTCGGTTAAAAATGATATTACGATTGCTACAAATGTCATCATTCAATGGAAAGATGTCagctttaaatgaaattaatcaacTTATCAGTACATTTGCCCAACAACCGAAGCCTGAGTGGCTTACGCCAGCTGTAATTACTGtaagtgttattaaaatagtataaataaaaaactagctTAGGCGTTGTTCCGCccgcttttatatttttatcaccgCATATGGCGCTGGCTATTCCATGGGAAACTTTAACTTTGCGCATGTAAATGGTATTTGAAAAGTCTATTTAGATAGCTGgtttaaccaatattttttcattctagACATGGATCCGTGAAAACAAAGTTGTAGACATAGTTTTACGGGACTCACTTCACCAGCCGCAATATGTAGAAAGATTAGAAAAAATGCTCAGGTTTATGATCAAAGAAAATTCACTAACTCGAGATGACTTGGACGCCATATGGAAAGCCCAGCATGGCAAACACGAAGCAATCGTAAAGAACTTACACGACCTGTTAGCCAAACTGGCTTGGGACTTTACTCCCGATCAACTGGATCATCTGTTTGACTGCTTTACTGTAAGTTTACCATATTCTATTGATCTTTGAATTATTTTCGTCCTTTTGcatataattatctttattgagTTTTATACTTTTAGGCTAGTTGGGCAACGTCAAGCAAAAAACAAAGTGATAAACTATTAGAAGTGATAAGAAGGCTGGCAGAAGATGACAAGGATGGTGTAATGGCAAACAAGGtagatgttaatattttatagtattacAAATCAAATTTATCCCTACTACTATaattgcgaaagtaactctgtctgtctattacgctttcacgtctaaaccactgaactgattttaatgaaatttggtacagagatagagttgaccttgagaaagaacataggatagtttttatcccggacttttgaagacttctcttggaaacgcgatataaccgacctcgacgcggacttctaaacaaaacttttatttttaggtattagTGCTTTTTTGGAATTTGGCTCACTCTGATGAAGTTTGCACAGAAATAATGGATGTGGCGTTAGctaatcttattaaaattctgGACTACAGTTGTAGTCAAGATCGTGACGCCCAGAAGACACTCTGGTTAGACAAGTAAGTCTATTGTAAAGTATTTTGATCTGTGTTAACCTAAAACTACCTAACCAATATGATTTTAGTATATTTGAAACTTAACCTCAATGTGTATATACTCAGGTGTGTAGAAGaactcaaaacaaatgaaaagtgGGTATTGCCAGCCCTAAAAGTGATGCGTGAGATTTGTTGCCTGTACGAAGCCGGCGGCGGGACCGGGCTGCGGCCTCACGTGAC from Trichoplusia ni isolate ovarian cell line Hi5 chromosome 4, tn1, whole genome shotgun sequence includes the following:
- the LOC113492720 gene encoding DTW domain-containing protein 1; the protein is MNPKSPEARIRDDNPFEGMYISGSESLDNLNSRSACPRCGKSRMYFCYTCFVPVTLLESKIPHCRLPIKVDIIKHRREIDGKSTSAHAAVLAPDDVNVYTYPDVPEYPQGGRTVLLFPGAEAKTVQELYSGQLDAPSYSELLLAELPSGYCVGTLMKKVLKDQEIFKIYHSQELPIDRVVLIDSTWNQSRGIYADERLQKIPTIVLQKRASQFWRHQRGSPRWYLSTIEALHQVLLELHICAWGRSENYDSYLTCHYPVHSKEENHPQCRPYNGQYDNLLYFFKFMYEKLHKLYKHDNLLAYKRPMS
- the LOC113492719 gene encoding F-box-like/WD repeat-containing protein TBL1XR1 encodes the protein MSFSSDEVNFLVYRYLQESGFHHSAYTFGIESHISQSNINGALVPPAALLNILQKGLQYTEAEITIGEDGTETRLTESLSLIDAVTPDIVAARQNAHNAQKQAIKAEPGSGGEQNGVDGTTCAATAAPGGAATPSAPETMDMDQSIEIPASKATVLRGHESEVFICAWNPSTDLLASGSGDSTARIWDMSDNPATTPNQLVLRHCIQKGGAEVPSNKDVTSLDWNCDGNLLATGSYDGYARIWTTDGTLASTLGQHKGPIFALKWNKRGNYILSAGVDKTTIIWDASTGQCTQQFSFHLAPALDVDWQTNTSFASCSTDQCIHVCKLNADKPIKSFQGHTNEVNAIKWDPQGQLLASCSDDMTLKIWSMKQDTCVHDLQAHSKEIYTIKWSPTGPGTQNPNMNLILASASFDSTVRLWDVERGVCIHTLTKHTEPVYSVAFSPDGKFLASGSFDKCVHIWSTQTGSLVHSYKGTGGIFEVCWNSRGTKVGASASDGSVFVLDLRKL